The DNA sequence AAACCCTTTTATTAACGCGTCATCTTAAGGATTATAGTTATTCTAAAAAAGAAAAGGAAAGAAGTCGGTTTATTGATTTCTTATACACACAAATAGGTGATTAAATGAATAAAATTTTTGAAGTAGAATATAATGCACAGCTCCCACAGTTAACAAAACAAGGCTTAACTTTAGTGGATTTTTATGCCACATGGTGTGGGCCATGTAAAATGTTAGCGCCTATCTTTGAAGAATTATCAGAGACTTATCAAAATGACGTTCAATTTGTTAAAGTGAATGTGGATGAAGTTCCTGTTTTAGCGCATGAATATCAAGTCATGACGGTGCCAACATTAATGTTGTTTAAGGATGGAAAACCGATTGAATCAGCAAAAGGATTTCATCCATTAAACGAACTAAAAGGATGGTTAGATTATCATCTTAAATAATAAAAAGGCTATGTTCATCTTTTTTGAACATAGCCTTTTTATTATTTAAGAAAACTAGTCTATTTATGGGGATAGGTAATCCCCCCCCCGTACCCCACCAAAGGACGATGTAAATCGTGTGAGGGCTCCATTTAAGATGTTTTCGTAGACTAAAGAGGCCCTGATTGATTCTAATACTTATTTTTACCTCTCGATCGCAAATTTTAACTATTTGTAACTATTTTGAGATAGCCCATTTATAATTATAATTTTTTATCAATGATGATGTATGGCTGTAGTTGATATGGTTTAGGAGCAACTTTACGATCTTGCCACATGTAGAAGAATTTTTCTAATGGGAAGATTGAATACCCGTCTTGCCAATGATCAGAAGTATCGTATGGGTCAGCAAAAATTAAAGTGTCATCTCCAATTGAAGGTGTCCCATTGTTATCATAACCAATAATAGCGACCCAATGTCCATCCCAATCGCCCCATTCAACCATAATTGGACGTCCAGCTTCTAAGTGACTAGTCAACCATTTTACAAAGTATGAATCTTTAGCATCATCTACCCAGGCAGAAGTTTCATCACTATTTTCAGAAGCGTATAGTGATGATGATGAGAATGTTGGATATAAGTTTCCGATATTAGATGGTGTAACCCCATCCTCTTCTTTTACTAAATCTTCTTCTGTGTAGTTGGTTTTATAGCTAGTTTCAATTACTTCAAATCCTTCTAAGTTTGAGAAGAAGTTATACATTTCTTCAACATTTGTCCCGTATTCATAGAAATTATTAGCTGTTCCAGGTAACGCATTTTCCTCATCCTCATCAACTGATGATCCCATTGCCACGGCGATATCCCATTCTGATAAATCAGTTTTTCCCATATGTGTGAGTGTCATTAATGCAACAGCATTTCCACAAGACCATTCTGTTGTTTGTTGCATTGTTTTAAAAGATGGGATAATTGTTAAGATTTCATCAGAAGTTAAGTGATAAAAATCAGGATTTACATAAAATCGTGACGTAGGATTATCACCAGCGAAAGCATAAGCATCTGCTCCACCATATTCATCAAAATCTTCACCTTCAATGAAATCAGGTTTTGTTTTTTCTATTGTTACAGCATGATTTGAACCATCAGTGGTTGGATTATTTTTACAAGCTGTTACAACTCCTAATGCCATTAGAAGTGAGGTGAATATTAGTTTTTTCATTTCGTTGCATCTCTCCAATCTATTTTTTTGCTATAAGTTTAGTAATTATAAACTTTGTGTAAAAAAACTAAAAAAATTACTCTCATAAAAAAATTAGTTAAATCTATTTTTTAAGCTTTATTTACGTCATGAAATGTATCATATACCATTTTAAAGCATAAATAAATAAAAAGTTCCGAAAAAAGTTGAAAAATATTAAACTGAAAGATAAGCAAAAATAAGAAAAGAAGAGGTATCATTAAACTTTACTCTCAATAGCTAGATTTCATGTGTGTGTTAGTGTATGATAAGTGAAGTATAGTTTTATCGTTAATATTGAAACAGTAAGGAAGATGAGGTATGAATGAGAATTTTCAAACGTTTTATTGGAGTAAATTAGATAATGTAGCGAAGTTATATGCCCTTGTTTCTAGTTCGAAGGCAACGAATGTATTTCGTTTATCTGTCAAGATGAAAGATATGATTCAAGTTGACCTTTTATCAGAAGCGGTGAGGGCAGCGTTAATTGAGATGCCTTCCTTTAGTGTACGTTTACGTAATGGATTTTTTTGGTATTACTTTGATATGAACTTACAAAAGCCTCGTATCCGAAAAGAATATACATATCCTTGTTCTAAAATGACGAAATTTACAAATAATAATTATTTATTTAGCATTACTTATTATGAGAAAATGATTCATTTAGAAGTCTTTCATGCGCTGGCAGATGGTGCAGGAGCCACTCAGTTTTTAAAGGTTATCATTTATCATTATCTCAAACGTTTATATCCAGAATTAGCGACGGAATCCATTGTGATAGGAGGAGATCATTCATCTTTACCTGCGATGGATGAAGACAGTTTTTTAAAGGTAAAAAGTGAAGCTCAATCAAAAGTCATACCGAAAACAACTGTAGCATATAAAATAACAGGTATTAAAAAACGTCCTCAAGAATTAAAGGTCATTCATGGGATTATGTCTGCTAAACAGGTCGTTCGTATCGCAAAGCAATATGAAGTGACCGTATCCAGCTTGCTATGTTCAATTTTGATTTATGCGATCTATGAACAAAATTATAAATTTAATCAGGATCTTCATCCTATTATTGTCACGGTTCCTATTGATTTAAGAGGGAGATTTGGTTCACATACGTTAAGAAATTTCTTTTCAAATGTTAATGTGACGATTACACCAGGTCCTGACTTAAGCCTTGATGACTTATTAAAAGACGTTTCAAACCAATTGAATGAGGGAAAAAAGCCAGAAGTTGTGAATCGAAAAATTAATGATAATGTCAGTGCTCAAAAAAACATGATGATTCGTTTCGTGCCACTAGGAATTAAGAACATGGTGATGCGTCATATTTATCATGAAGCGGACAAAGGAGTTACAACAACGTTATCAAATTTAGGGCGTGTCGTCTTACCTGAATCATTAGCTCCATATGTTGAGGAAATGCGAATGATGATTCCTGTGACACCTCATCAACCGATTCGTTGTGGTGTTATTTCTTGTAATGATCAATTCGTTTTAACATTTACTTCTTCTTTAGAGGAAACAGATATTCAAAGATACTTTTTCAGATTTTTAAAAAAATACGGGATTGATATAACAATCTCTTGTAATGAGGAATTTAATCATGAAATATTGTTCTAAATGTCAGATGAAAGTACAAAATCAATTGAATAACTGTCCACTTTGTGGGCAATCACTGGAGTCAGTTGAATTTGAAATTGAGCGAGATTATCCAGAGCAATTTGCAAAAAAACGCCGTTTTTCCATTCGAAAATTCATTATTTTTTTAGCGATGGTGATTATCTCCTTCTCGTTTATCAGTGGGATTTTTCAGGATTTTCAATGGAATTGGGTATTCATTATTACAGCTGCAACACTTTACGTAACTATTAGTGCTATTTTAGGATCGCGTGTGAAACGAAATATTGGTCCAAATATTTTAACACAGGTTATTGGAATATCGGCTTTATCAATCATTATTGATTATTTTTTGGGATATAGTGGGTGGTCTTTAGATATTATTTTCCCGCTTGATTTAATGGCTGGAACAACCATAATTACTGTCATGATTCTTCTTAATCCAAAGCGATTTACGGATTTAGTTATTTATCAATTAATGTTTGGATTGATGGGAATTGTGATTTTGACGATGATTTATTTCCAAGTCATTATCTTCCGTCAAATTGCTATTATTGGAAGTTATTATACGATCATTACTTGTGTCGGTTTATTCTTCTTTGCGGATCGTCAGATGATTCATGAGTTGAAGAAAAAATTTCATTATTAATTAATATTTTTCATAAAAAATACAAATTATGTAAGAAAAGATTTACAAATAGAAAAATAGATGTTATAGTATCCATAAGTTAAATAATTCCAATTGAATCGTGATTCCTTATAAAGAGAAGTGGAGGGACAGGCCCGATGAAGCTTCAGCAACCAGTACAGATGTACAGTGGTGCTAAATCCGACAGAGCTATTCTGAAAGATGAGGAGAACAGGTTAGTATGCTGATTTTAAACTAAGGTGTTCTTCTGATTTCTCAGAAGGAATCCTTAGTTTTTTTAATTGAATAATAATCCTTATCGAGAGAAGTGGAGGGACAGGCCCGATGAAGCTTCAGCAACCAGTACAATGTACAAAGGTGCTAAATCCGACAGAGCTATTCTGAAAGATGAGGGAGTGAGTGAGAATTTATTTAGATTTGAACGGACTTCTTTCATCAGCATAAGGAGTCCGTTTTTATTTTGGAAACAGCAAGAAAGGAGAGTCAATATGATTGAACTGAAGAATGTGAGTAAAACTTTTTCGCTAAAGGGGAAGATTGTTGAAGCGGTTAAAGAGGTTAATTTGACAGTAGAAGCTGGTGAAATTTTTGGGATTATTGGATATAGTGGTGCAGGCAAGAGTACTTTAATTCGATGTTTAAATTTTTTAGAAGTTCCAACTGAAGGTGAAGTGATTGTTAATCGTCAAGTGCTAAATCAATTATCGCCCAAAGAATTAAGATTAGCTCGTCACAAAATTGGGATGATTTTTCAGCACTTCAATTTATTAAAGACACGAACTGTTTTTGATAACGTTGCTTATCCGTTAAAATGTCAAAAAATTAGTAAAGAAGAAAAGAAGGAAAAAGTACTACGTCTTTTGAATTTAGTGGGTCTAGAGGATAAAGCAGATGTGTATCCTTCCCAATTAAGTGGGGGACAAAAGCAACGTGTGGCCATTGCACGAGCATTGGCTAATGACCCTCAAGTTCTATTATGCGACGAGGCAACATCTGCACTTGATCCACAGACGACAAAGTCGATTTTAAAACTTCTTAAAGAAATTAATAAAGAGTTAGGATTAACGATTGTGTTAATTACGCATCAAATGGAAGTGGTTAAAGAGATTTGTCATAAAGTTGCGGTCATGGAGAAGGGCCGTATTATTGAACAAGGAAATATTGTTAGTGTCTTTTCAAATCCACAATCAGAGATTACAAAAGATTTTGTGTCCTCATTATTCCAAGATGAGAAAATCTTTGAGTTATTAGCAGAAAGAGCACCACTAGAAGAACTGAGTCACTTAGAGAAGCTAGTTAAAATCTCATTTGTTGGTCAGCAAACAGGACATGCCTTTATTTCGAAGTTATCAAAGCAATTTAATGTAGAGGCAAGTATTTTATTTGGAAGCATTGAGATTATTCAAAAGACCCCGATTGGTCATTTGATTGTTAGCTTCCATGGTAACAAAGAAGAAATCTTTAGTGCGATTAACTATTTAGAAAACTCAGATATTCAGGTGGAGGTGTT is a window from the Turicibacter bilis genome containing:
- the trxA gene encoding thioredoxin, which encodes MNKIFEVEYNAQLPQLTKQGLTLVDFYATWCGPCKMLAPIFEELSETYQNDVQFVKVNVDEVPVLAHEYQVMTVPTLMLFKDGKPIESAKGFHPLNELKGWLDYHLK
- a CDS encoding papain-like cysteine protease family protein yields the protein MKKLIFTSLLMALGVVTACKNNPTTDGSNHAVTIEKTKPDFIEGEDFDEYGGADAYAFAGDNPTSRFYVNPDFYHLTSDEILTIIPSFKTMQQTTEWSCGNAVALMTLTHMGKTDLSEWDIAVAMGSSVDEDEENALPGTANNFYEYGTNVEEMYNFFSNLEGFEVIETSYKTNYTEEDLVKEEDGVTPSNIGNLYPTFSSSSLYASENSDETSAWVDDAKDSYFVKWLTSHLEAGRPIMVEWGDWDGHWVAIIGYDNNGTPSIGDDTLIFADPYDTSDHWQDGYSIFPLEKFFYMWQDRKVAPKPYQLQPYIIIDKKL
- a CDS encoding DUF6320 domain-containing protein yields the protein MKYCSKCQMKVQNQLNNCPLCGQSLESVEFEIERDYPEQFAKKRRFSIRKFIIFLAMVIISFSFISGIFQDFQWNWVFIITAATLYVTISAILGSRVKRNIGPNILTQVIGISALSIIIDYFLGYSGWSLDIIFPLDLMAGTTIITVMILLNPKRFTDLVIYQLMFGLMGIVILTMIYFQVIIFRQIAIIGSYYTIITCVGLFFFADRQMIHELKKKFHY
- a CDS encoding methionine ABC transporter ATP-binding protein, which produces MIELKNVSKTFSLKGKIVEAVKEVNLTVEAGEIFGIIGYSGAGKSTLIRCLNFLEVPTEGEVIVNRQVLNQLSPKELRLARHKIGMIFQHFNLLKTRTVFDNVAYPLKCQKISKEEKKEKVLRLLNLVGLEDKADVYPSQLSGGQKQRVAIARALANDPQVLLCDEATSALDPQTTKSILKLLKEINKELGLTIVLITHQMEVVKEICHKVAVMEKGRIIEQGNIVSVFSNPQSEITKDFVSSLFQDEKIFELLAERAPLEELSHLEKLVKISFVGQQTGHAFISKLSKQFNVEASILFGSIEIIQKTPIGHLIVSFHGNKEEIFSAINYLENSDIQVEVLKNESVA